The Streptomyces kanamyceticus genome window below encodes:
- a CDS encoding amidohydrolase family protein → MVNSEVGTKELPRVISVDDHVIEPAHLFEKWLPSKYRDRGPKPFTAGIGELAYVGGKYKFTTDPDGQTTDWWEYEGEIFPYKRIIAAVGFSRDEMTLDGITREQMRRGCWDPKARLEDMDLNHVEASLCFPTFPRFCGQTFAEAKDKEVGLACVRAYNDWMVEEWCGDSGGRLIPLCLIPLWDIDLAVAEIKRNAARGVRAVTFSEIPTYLGLPSIHSGYWDPFFAACEETGTVVNMHIGSSSQMPAASPDAPPAVQAALSFNNAMASMMDFLFSGVLVKFPRLKLAYSEGQMGWIPYALERADDVWEEHRAWGGVKDLIPEPPSTYYYRQMFCCFFRDKHGVDSIETVGVNNATFETDYPHVDSTWPHTKQVAQEHVGGLPEDVAYKLLRGNAIRMLDLPFDQD, encoded by the coding sequence GTGGTCAACAGCGAGGTCGGCACCAAGGAACTCCCCCGGGTCATCAGCGTGGACGACCACGTGATCGAGCCCGCGCACCTCTTCGAGAAGTGGCTCCCGAGCAAGTACCGCGACCGTGGGCCGAAGCCCTTCACCGCAGGTATCGGCGAGCTCGCGTACGTCGGCGGGAAGTACAAGTTCACGACGGATCCGGACGGCCAGACCACCGACTGGTGGGAGTACGAGGGCGAGATCTTCCCGTACAAGCGCATCATCGCGGCCGTCGGCTTCTCCCGCGACGAGATGACCCTCGACGGCATCACCCGAGAGCAGATGCGGCGCGGCTGCTGGGACCCCAAGGCGCGGCTCGAGGACATGGATCTCAACCACGTCGAGGCCTCGCTCTGCTTCCCCACGTTCCCGCGCTTCTGTGGGCAGACCTTCGCCGAGGCCAAGGACAAGGAGGTGGGCCTGGCCTGCGTCCGGGCCTACAACGACTGGATGGTCGAGGAGTGGTGCGGCGACAGCGGTGGTCGGCTGATCCCGCTCTGCCTGATCCCGCTGTGGGACATCGATCTCGCGGTCGCTGAGATCAAGCGCAACGCCGCTCGTGGGGTGCGGGCGGTGACCTTCTCCGAGATTCCGACGTATTTGGGGCTGCCCTCGATCCACTCCGGTTATTGGGACCCGTTCTTCGCGGCCTGCGAGGAGACCGGCACGGTCGTGAACATGCACATCGGGTCCTCGTCGCAGATGCCCGCCGCGTCTCCCGACGCCCCGCCCGCCGTCCAGGCGGCGCTGTCCTTCAACAACGCCATGGCGTCGATGATGGACTTCCTGTTCTCCGGCGTCCTGGTGAAGTTCCCGCGGCTGAAACTCGCGTACAGCGAAGGGCAGATGGGCTGGATCCCCTACGCCCTGGAGCGCGCCGACGACGTGTGGGAGGAGCACCGGGCGTGGGGCGGGGTGAAGGACCTGATCCCCGAGCCGCCCTCCACGTACTACTACCGGCAGATGTTCTGCTGCTTCTTCCGCGACAAGCACGGCGTCGATTCGATCGAGACCGTGGGCGTGAACAACGCGACCTTCGAGACGGACTATCCGCACGTCGACTCGACGT
- a CDS encoding DoxX family membrane protein, translating into MQTMWLSGAELLAVLRIGLGLWWLESWRHKDKKTWFGGGGIGWAAGIAEKHRWTAVRSGFDVVVKPRPQTMAYVVAYAELALGLGLIFGFLTPIALVGGLLLNLIYLVLMIHDVAEQGQNLMMALISVVALFASSWQVWSLDAALGIF; encoded by the coding sequence ATGCAGACGATGTGGCTAAGCGGAGCCGAGCTGTTGGCTGTGCTCCGGATCGGGCTCGGCTTGTGGTGGCTTGAGAGCTGGCGCCACAAGGACAAGAAGACGTGGTTCGGCGGCGGGGGTATCGGCTGGGCGGCCGGCATCGCGGAGAAGCACCGATGGACCGCGGTACGCAGCGGCTTCGACGTCGTGGTGAAGCCCCGCCCGCAGACCATGGCCTACGTCGTCGCCTACGCGGAACTGGCACTCGGCCTCGGCCTGATCTTCGGCTTCCTCACACCGATCGCCCTCGTCGGCGGGCTCCTGCTGAACCTGATCTACCTCGTGCTGATGATCCACGACGTGGCGGAGCAGGGGCAGAACCTGATGATGGCGCTGATCTCGGTCGTGGCGCTGTTCGCGTCGAGTTGGCAGGTGTGGTCGCTGGATGCGGCGCTGGGGATCTTCTGA